The following coding sequences lie in one Cloeon dipterum chromosome 1, ieCloDipt1.1, whole genome shotgun sequence genomic window:
- the LOC135948504 gene encoding alpha-tocopherol transfer protein-like, which translates to MGLFDDNYVCSLGADTAKFAKEDLREDEATREHGIKAMREWLTKNPDIKNCRSDAVFLLRFLRCRKFSVPQAQELLERYLAIRQTYPHWFRKLDVNEADLLEIIDAGYIVPLPEKDCFGRQIILTRSKCLDAMKFNSTQMARLHSLVVEVLMDDEESQVRGFVHVNDEDGLSMSHLSMWSLADVRTMMNCIQKSTPMRLKGTHFINLPGIANAFFEFFISLLNDKLRGRIQTHKNYSDLHKSIDKNVLPKEYGGTVPVKDMIEQFKTKLKAFEDRIAALEPMTINIRPGSKLKNEISPENNLQGITGSFRKLEVD; encoded by the exons ATGGGTCTTTTCGACGATAATTACGTCTGCTCTTTGGGCGCGGACACAGCAAAATTCGCCAAGGAAGACTTGCGAGAGGACGAGGCAACGAGAGAGCATGGAATTAAGGCGATGCGTGAATGGCTGACCAAAAATCCagacataaaaaattgccGCTCAG ACGCCGTTTTTCTGCTGCGGTTTCTGCGCTGCCGCAAATTCAGCGTACCGCAGGCGCAAGAACTGCTGGAGCGGTACCTCGCGATAAGACAAACATACCCCCACTGGTTTCGCAAACTGGACGTTAATGAAGCTGATTTGCTGGAAATCATCGACGCAGG GTACATCGTTCCACTTCCGGAAAAAGACTGTTTTGGGCGTCAAATAATCTTGACAAGATCAa AATGCCTGGATGCAATGAAGTTCAACTCGACGCAAATGGCCAGGCTGCACAGCTTGGTGGTCGAAGTTTTGATGGACGACGAGGAGAGTCAAGTTCGTGGCTTTGTGCACGTAAATGATGAGGACGGTCTCTCGATGAGCCACTTGAGCATGTGGTCCCTCGCGGACGTGCGCACAATGATGAATTGTATCCAG AAATCGACCCCAATGCGACTTAAGGGCACTCACTTCATCAATCTTCCCGGCATCGCCAACGCCTTCTTTGAATTCTTTATTTCCCTGCTGAACGACAAGTTGCGAGGACGCATCCAG actcaCAAGAACTACAGCGACCTGCACAAGTCAATCGACAAGAATGTCCTTCCGAAAGAATACGGCGGCACGGTTCCGGTGAAGGATATGATCG aacaaTTCAAGACCAAGTTGAAGGCGTTCGAGGACAGAATTGCAGCATTGGAGCCGATGACCATTAACATTAGGCCAGggtctaaattgaaaaatgaaatttcaccCGAAAATAATCTCCAAGGGATTACCGGAAGTTTCAGAAAACTCGAGGTTGATTGA